The Coregonus clupeaformis isolate EN_2021a chromosome 13, ASM2061545v1, whole genome shotgun sequence genome includes a region encoding these proteins:
- the LOC121578935 gene encoding pinopsin-like, whose translation MVVESGNFNFSTEDSSRTNLSANDSVRDTLVSKEQSELSRTGHTVVAVFLGVIFLLGFLSNLFVLLVFARFQVLRTPINLILINISVSDMLVCIFGTPFSFAASLYGRWLIGAHGCKWYGFANSLFGIVSLVSLAILSYERYSTILCYTKADPSDYKKAWLAIAGAWLYSLVWTVPPFFGWGSYGPEGPGTMCSVQWHQRSSRNISYVTCLFIFCLLLPLLLMIFCYGKILFAIHGVAKINQSSAQRRETHVLVMVVSMVSCYLLCWMPYGVVALLATFGQVGLVSPTTSIVPSILAKSSTFLNPIIYGLLNNQFYRCFLAFMSCGSEPAGSHTLHTLPSSRVFGPNGNSPARKEPVTFPGTRKPLDGSGTSSKTQTCGQQREKPDLVLLVVHYTP comes from the exons ATGGTTGTTGAGAGCGGCAACTTCAATTTCAGCACGGAGGACAGCTCCAGGACGAACCTCAGCGCTAATGACAGTGTCCGCGACACTCTCGTGTCCAAAGAGCAGTCCGAACTCAGTAGGACAGGGCACACAGTGGTAGCCGTGTTTCTCGGTGTCATTTTCCTGTTAGGATTCCTCAGCAATTTATTCGTCCTTCTCGTCTTTGCGCGGTTTCAGGTGCTGAGGACACCCATCAACCTCATCCTGATCAACATCAGCGTGAGCGACATGCTGGTGTGTATCTTCGGAACTCCCTTTAGTTTTGCCGCGAGCCTCTATGGTAGATGGCTCATTGGAGCCCACGGGTGCAAGTGGTACGGTTTCGCCAACTCGCTTTTTG GCATTGTTTCTCTAGTATCCCTGGCAATTCTCTCCTACGAGCGCTACTCCACGATATTGTGTTACACAAAGGCTGACCCATCTGACTACAAGAAGGCCTGGCTTGCCATCGCAGGTGCCTGGCTCTACTCCTTGGTGTGGACGGTGCCACCTTTCTTTGGCTGGGGCAGCTACGGTCCCGAGGGCCCAGGCACCATGTGCTCAGTGCAGTGGCACCAGCGCTCTTCTAGGAACATCTCCTATGTCACCTGCCTCTTCATCTTCTGCCTCCTACTTCCCCTGCTGCTCATGATCTTCTGCTATGGAAAGATCCTCTTTGCCATCCATGGG GTAGCCAAAATCAACCAGTCGTCTGCACAGCGGCGGGAGACCCATGTGTTGGTGATGGTTGTCTCCATGGTGTCCTGCTACCTGCTCTGCTGGATGCCCTACGGGGTGGTGGCTCTGCTGGCCACTTTCGGACAGGTTGGCCTGGTCAGCCCCACCACAAGCATCGTCCCCTCCATCCTCGCCAAAAGTAGCACTTTTCTCAACCCTATCATATATGGGCTTTTAAACAACCAG TTCTACAGGTGCTTCCTGGCCTTCATGAGCTGTGGGTCAGAACCAGCAGGCAGCCACACCCTCCACACCCTGCCCAGCAGCCGAGTGTTTGGCCCTAATGGCAACTCCCCAGCCCGAAAGGAGCCTGTCACATTCCCTGGTACACGCAAGCCTCTGGACGGCAGTGGGACCTCCTCTAAGACTCAGACATGTGGCCAGCAGAGAGAGAAACCTGACCTGGTCCTCCTGGTTGTGCACTACACCCCTTGA